The Desulfobacterales bacterium DNA segment ACGCCGTCAGCTGATAGGTGGTTGCCGCATTCAACAATTAACCCGCAGATGTGACGCTGGCCGGCTGCGCCGATCAACGCGCCCGGCATATGCGCAGCATGATAGGCAAAATGCAGCGGGATGTCACTGATGCGAAGCGCTAATTTCAGACTGTCGGTGCTGTCTTTCTCATAAACACAGAGTTTAAAGTCACCGATACTGACCGAATGCAGATCCAGCAGCGCTGAAATCCGGTTGTTTTGATCCAGGTATGCGATGATCTCAGCGGCCCGCCGGCCTTCGATGGTCGTGCTGTCCGTCTCGCTAAAACTGCGGTTCAGATCCCAGTCGATGTAACGCCGGTCATGCTCGAAGGCATGTGGGTTTCCCAACAGAAGGCTGACCTTACCACTCTGCAATTTGATCTCACCATTTTGCACCTGCCGATGAAATGCCACCATAGCATTGACCCCCCCCGGCTCATTGCCGTGGGTGGCGCCAACAACAACGACATGCGCCCCCTTTTTTTCTGCGGTCACTTCAATACAGTAAGGCAGCTTACAATTATTTTTCTTTTTAAAATACGCTAGTATTTCTTCTTTTGATTCATTCGTATTCATATTGACCGACT contains these protein-coding regions:
- a CDS encoding succinylglutamate desuccinylase/aspartoacylase family protein translates to MNTNESKEEILAYFKKKNNCKLPYCIEVTAEKKGAHVVVVGATHGNEPGGVNAMVAFHRQVQNGEIKLQSGKVSLLLGNPHAFEHDRRYIDWDLNRSFSETDSTTIEGRRAAEIIAYLDQNNRISALLDLHSVSIGDFKLCVYEKDSTDSLKLALRISDIPLHFAYHAAHMPGALIGAAGQRHICGLIVECGNHLSADGVHTAQNHMQAILAHYQLLPVSTGAPQKNLQTIEQYESISAINPGLNFKFLIADVATGTKLTKGQVFAKDDNGEHIAPQECYIVVPSRVVKSTDVDAGFLCKINRFA